From Priestia aryabhattai, one genomic window encodes:
- the hrcA gene encoding heat-inducible transcriptional repressor HrcA, whose amino-acid sequence MLTDRQLLILQVIIDDFIRSAQPVGSRTLSKKEEFNFSSATIRNEMSDLEELGFIEKTHTSSGRVPSEKGYRYYVDHLVSPQHLKASDVSTVRSVFAERIVELEQLVQKSAQILSDLTSLTSIVLGPKAVSHKLKQLQILPLTAQSAVAIIVTDTGHVESRTITLPSSIQPSDIEKMVNILNEKLIGVRITDLHDKMYKEVATLLKSHIQGYEQTMDILNDALKLNMNGKLVVGGKTNMFAQPEFHDLNKIRGLFNIIEHEQQFYQLLSPNEAGIHVKIGHENKVNEMVGCSLITATYSFGHEQLGTIAILGPTRMEYARVISLLTLLSSDMSQMLTNLYKE is encoded by the coding sequence GTGCTTACTGATCGACAGTTATTAATTTTACAAGTTATTATTGATGATTTCATTCGATCTGCGCAGCCGGTAGGCTCTCGAACATTATCTAAGAAAGAAGAGTTTAATTTTAGTTCGGCTACGATTCGTAATGAAATGTCAGACCTAGAAGAACTTGGATTTATTGAAAAAACTCATACTTCTTCAGGGCGCGTTCCGTCTGAGAAAGGTTATCGTTATTATGTTGATCATCTAGTGTCCCCGCAGCACTTGAAAGCAAGCGATGTTTCTACGGTACGTTCGGTATTTGCTGAACGCATTGTAGAACTGGAGCAGCTCGTTCAAAAGTCAGCGCAAATTTTATCTGATTTAACGAGTTTAACGTCCATTGTGCTAGGACCAAAAGCGGTCAGCCATAAGTTAAAACAACTGCAGATTTTACCTTTAACGGCTCAGTCAGCTGTTGCGATTATTGTGACAGATACAGGACACGTTGAAAGTCGGACGATTACGCTACCGAGCAGTATTCAACCTTCCGATATTGAAAAGATGGTTAACATTTTGAACGAAAAGCTCATCGGCGTCCGTATTACTGATTTACATGATAAAATGTACAAAGAAGTAGCGACGCTCTTAAAAAGCCATATTCAAGGGTATGAGCAGACGATGGATATACTCAATGATGCATTAAAGCTCAACATGAATGGCAAATTAGTAGTTGGCGGCAAAACGAATATGTTTGCTCAGCCGGAATTTCATGATCTTAATAAAATTCGCGGGCTGTTTAACATTATTGAACATGAACAGCAGTTTTATCAGCTGCTAAGCCCAAACGAGGCTGGCATACATGTAAAGATTGGTCATGAGAATAAAGTGAATGAAATGGTAGGGTGCAGCTTAATTACAGCTACTTATTCATTTGGTCACGAACAGCTTGGCACAATTGCTATACTAGGACCGACCCGCATGGAATATGCGCGTGTGATTAGTTTGCTTACACTGCTGTCATCAGATATGTCTCAAATGTTAACAAACTTGTATAAAGAATAA
- the hemW gene encoding radical SAM family heme chaperone HemW, with amino-acid sequence MVKAAYLHIPFCHHICHYCDFNKVFFKNQPVMPYLESMREEMKQTVEHYPTNNLNTIFVGGGTPTALDEQQLEYFLESIRMYLPYDEKGEFTFEANPNELTKEKLQLLHDYGVNRLSIGVQTFNERLLEKIGRVHSNRQVFDCVEQARKIGMSNISLDLIYSLPEQTVADFSDTLQTAFSLEVEHMSAYSLIIEPKTVFYNLMNKGKLPLPAQEEEAAMYELLMKEMDKQGFHQYEISNFAKLGYESIHNLTYWDNDDYYGIGAGAHSYIDGIRRANIGPLKKYIDSVEQTGNAYLNEVSVTETEKMEEEMFLGLRKTKGVSKEEFKRKFNRELKDVFGEPIQEYKERGLLGEDNSSVFLTHNGRFLGNEVFQAFIGII; translated from the coding sequence ATGGTGAAGGCAGCATATCTGCATATCCCGTTTTGTCATCATATTTGTCACTATTGTGACTTTAATAAAGTGTTTTTCAAAAATCAGCCTGTTATGCCGTATTTAGAAAGCATGCGAGAAGAAATGAAACAAACAGTTGAACATTATCCCACGAACAATTTAAACACGATATTCGTTGGAGGTGGAACGCCTACAGCGTTAGATGAACAGCAGCTAGAGTATTTTTTAGAATCCATTCGTATGTATCTTCCTTATGACGAGAAAGGTGAGTTTACATTTGAAGCGAATCCGAATGAATTGACGAAAGAAAAGCTTCAGCTTCTCCATGACTATGGCGTGAATCGTTTAAGCATTGGTGTGCAAACGTTTAATGAAAGATTATTGGAGAAAATTGGACGTGTGCATTCAAATAGACAGGTATTTGATTGTGTTGAGCAAGCTAGAAAGATTGGAATGTCGAATATAAGCTTAGACTTAATTTATAGCTTGCCGGAACAAACGGTAGCTGATTTCTCTGATACGCTTCAAACCGCTTTTTCATTAGAGGTAGAGCATATGTCTGCCTATTCGTTAATTATTGAACCTAAAACGGTATTTTATAATTTAATGAACAAAGGGAAGCTGCCGCTGCCTGCTCAGGAAGAAGAAGCAGCTATGTATGAGCTGCTTATGAAAGAAATGGACAAACAAGGGTTTCATCAATATGAAATCAGTAATTTCGCAAAGCTAGGCTACGAGAGCATTCATAACCTAACATATTGGGACAACGACGATTATTACGGAATTGGCGCAGGAGCACATAGCTATATTGACGGAATAAGACGAGCAAATATTGGACCATTAAAAAAGTACATTGATTCAGTCGAGCAAACAGGAAATGCATATCTCAATGAAGTAAGTGTGACCGAAACGGAAAAAATGGAAGAAGAAATGTTTTTGGGCCTTCGTAAAACGAAAGGAGTCTCAAAAGAGGAGTTTAAGCGAAAATTCAATCGAGAATTAAAAGATGTATTTGGAGAACCTATTCAAGAATATAAAGAGAGAGGACTTTTGGGTGAAGACAATAGCTCAGTCTTTTTAACACACAATGGTCGATTTTTGGGGAATGAAGTTTTTCAAGCCTTTATTGGGATAATCTAA
- the lepA gene encoding translation elongation factor 4, with translation MDREARLKRQSKIRNFSIIAHIDHGKSTLADRILEKTNALTQREMKAQLLDSMDLERERGITIKLNAVQLQYTAKDGEEYTFHLIDTPGHVDFTYEVSRSLAACEGAILVVDAAQGIEAQTLANVYLALDNNLEILPVINKIDLPSAEPERVRQEVEDVIGLDASEAVLASAKAGIGIEEILEQIVEKVPAPEGDPDAPLQALIFDSFYDAYRGVVASIRIVQGRVKVGDKIKMMATGKEFEVTELGVLTPKAVAKDELSVGDVGFLTAAIKNVGDTRVGDTITLAKNGASEPLPGYRRLNPMVYCGLYPIDTAKYNDLREALEKLELNDSALQFEPETSQALGFGFRCGFLGLLHMEIIQERIEREFKIDLITTAPSVIYDVYLTDETHLSVDNPSNMPDPQKIERVEEPYVKATMMVPNDYVGAVMELCQKKRGNFIDMQYLDANRVSIVYEIPLAEIVYDFFDQLKSNTKGYASFDYELIGYQPSKLVKMDILLNGETVDALSFIVHRDSAYDRGKVIVEKLKELIPRQQFEVPIQAAIGQKIVARSTIKAIRKNVLAKCYGGDISRKRKLLEKQKEGKKRMKQVGSVEVPQEAFMAVLRMDED, from the coding sequence ATGGATAGAGAAGCAAGATTGAAACGACAATCGAAAATCAGAAACTTTTCGATTATTGCTCATATAGACCACGGTAAGTCAACATTAGCAGACCGTATTTTAGAAAAAACAAATGCATTAACACAGCGAGAAATGAAAGCTCAGCTTTTAGATTCGATGGATTTAGAACGTGAACGTGGAATTACCATTAAATTAAATGCTGTGCAGCTTCAATACACAGCAAAAGATGGAGAAGAGTATACTTTTCATCTAATTGATACACCGGGACACGTCGATTTTACATATGAAGTGTCGCGAAGTTTAGCCGCGTGTGAAGGTGCTATTCTAGTAGTAGATGCAGCTCAAGGTATTGAAGCCCAAACACTAGCAAACGTATATTTAGCGCTTGATAACAACCTTGAAATTTTACCTGTCATTAATAAGATTGACCTGCCGAGCGCAGAGCCAGAGCGAGTGCGCCAAGAGGTTGAAGACGTAATTGGCCTAGATGCGTCTGAAGCTGTATTAGCTTCAGCTAAAGCAGGAATTGGAATTGAAGAGATTTTAGAACAAATTGTGGAAAAAGTTCCTGCTCCTGAAGGCGATCCAGATGCACCGCTTCAAGCACTAATCTTTGATTCGTTTTATGATGCATACCGAGGTGTAGTTGCATCTATTCGTATCGTACAGGGACGAGTAAAAGTAGGCGACAAAATTAAAATGATGGCAACAGGAAAAGAGTTTGAGGTAACGGAGCTAGGTGTGTTAACGCCAAAAGCCGTTGCTAAAGATGAACTTTCTGTTGGCGACGTAGGATTTTTAACAGCAGCTATTAAAAACGTTGGAGATACGCGAGTAGGGGATACGATTACTCTTGCTAAAAACGGAGCAAGTGAACCTCTTCCTGGTTATCGTCGTCTGAATCCAATGGTATACTGCGGACTGTATCCGATTGATACAGCGAAGTACAACGATCTTCGTGAAGCACTAGAAAAGTTAGAGCTAAATGACTCTGCACTTCAGTTTGAACCAGAGACGTCTCAGGCCTTAGGGTTTGGTTTCCGATGTGGATTCTTAGGGTTGCTTCACATGGAAATTATCCAAGAGCGTATTGAGCGTGAATTTAAAATTGATTTAATTACAACAGCTCCAAGCGTTATTTATGACGTGTATTTAACAGACGAGACTCATCTGTCTGTAGATAACCCTTCTAATATGCCGGACCCACAAAAAATTGAACGTGTGGAAGAACCGTATGTGAAGGCAACGATGATGGTACCAAACGATTATGTTGGTGCTGTGATGGAGCTTTGTCAGAAGAAGCGAGGTAACTTTATTGATATGCAGTACTTGGATGCTAATCGCGTTAGTATTGTATACGAAATTCCGCTAGCTGAAATTGTATATGATTTCTTTGATCAATTAAAATCAAATACAAAAGGCTATGCGTCGTTTGATTACGAGCTTATCGGATATCAGCCTTCGAAGCTTGTGAAGATGGATATTCTCTTAAACGGTGAAACGGTCGATGCGCTGTCGTTTATCGTTCACAGAGATTCAGCTTACGATCGTGGTAAAGTCATTGTAGAAAAGCTTAAAGAGCTTATTCCACGTCAACAGTTCGAAGTGCCGATTCAAGCGGCAATCGGTCAAAAAATTGTGGCGCGTTCAACAATTAAAGCCATTCGCAAAAACGTTTTAGCAAAATGTTACGGCGGAGATATCTCTCGTAAACGTAAACTTCTTGAAAAGCAAAAAGAAGGTAAAAAACGTATGAAGCAGGTCGGTTCTGTTGAAGTACCGCAGGAAGCATTTATGGCTGTGCTTCGCATGGACGAAGATTAA
- a CDS encoding DUF3679 domain-containing protein yields the protein MIKFTLKSVVLTVFLLCVVFLGMQTAQQGLIKMKGYNDPSIEHVINVSKTSNGQVKAAILGSKKVVNIDEKQQFLEKRKAFNFFSSLGQSLAEGVKSTIGKAFEAIHHLFN from the coding sequence ATGATTAAATTTACTTTAAAATCAGTAGTGCTAACCGTTTTTTTACTGTGTGTCGTGTTTTTAGGAATGCAGACGGCTCAGCAAGGGTTAATTAAAATGAAGGGATATAATGATCCTTCTATTGAACATGTTATTAATGTGTCTAAAACGTCAAATGGTCAGGTGAAAGCTGCTATTTTAGGTTCAAAAAAAGTCGTGAACATCGATGAAAAACAGCAGTTTTTAGAAAAACGAAAGGCTTTTAACTTTTTCTCGTCGCTAGGTCAAAGTCTAGCTGAAGGCGTGAAAAGTACAATAGGAAAAGCTTTCGAGGCTATCCATCATCTTTTTAATTAA
- the gpr gene encoding GPR endopeptidase, with amino-acid sequence MEKELDLSQYSVRTDLAVEAKDIALENQPKSNNQSEIKGVIVKEKEEQGVKISMVEITEEGAEAIGKKKGRYVTLESVGIREQDTEKQEAMEEVFAKELNFFIKSLNIPDDASCLVVGLGNLSVTPDALGPKAVDNLLITRHLFELQPESVQDGFRPVSAIVPGVMGMTGIETSDIIFGVVKKVNPDFIIAIDALAARSIERVNATIQISDSGIHPGSGVGNKRKEISYETLGIPVIAIGIPTVVDAVSITSDTIDFILKHFGREMKEQGKPSKSLLPSGMTFGEKKKLTEDDLPNEEQRQTYLGMIGTLPDEEKRRLIHEVLAPLGHNLMVTPKEVDMFIEDMANVVAGGLNAALHHEVDQENFGAYTH; translated from the coding sequence ATGGAAAAAGAACTTGATTTGAGTCAATATAGCGTGCGTACGGATTTAGCTGTCGAAGCAAAAGACATAGCGCTAGAAAACCAGCCTAAATCGAATAACCAGTCAGAAATCAAAGGCGTAATTGTGAAAGAAAAAGAAGAACAAGGTGTCAAAATTTCAATGGTAGAAATTACGGAAGAGGGCGCAGAAGCAATCGGTAAGAAAAAAGGCCGATATGTAACGCTTGAATCGGTAGGCATTCGCGAGCAGGATACTGAAAAGCAAGAGGCCATGGAAGAAGTATTTGCTAAAGAACTGAATTTTTTTATTAAAAGCCTCAACATTCCAGACGATGCTAGCTGTCTTGTAGTGGGTCTTGGAAACTTAAGCGTTACACCAGATGCGCTTGGACCAAAGGCAGTAGATAATTTGTTGATTACAAGACATTTGTTTGAGTTGCAGCCTGAAAGCGTGCAGGACGGCTTTAGACCCGTTAGTGCTATTGTTCCGGGAGTAATGGGAATGACGGGTATTGAGACAAGTGATATTATCTTTGGTGTTGTAAAGAAAGTGAATCCAGATTTTATTATTGCAATCGATGCGCTGGCCGCTCGTTCGATTGAACGTGTAAATGCTACTATTCAAATTTCAGATTCAGGTATTCATCCGGGATCTGGGGTTGGAAACAAGCGCAAAGAAATTAGTTATGAAACACTTGGAATTCCAGTTATCGCAATAGGTATTCCAACGGTGGTGGATGCTGTCTCCATTACAAGCGATACAATTGACTTTATCTTGAAACATTTCGGCCGAGAAATGAAAGAGCAGGGAAAGCCGTCTAAGTCGCTGCTTCCGTCTGGTATGACGTTTGGAGAAAAAAAGAAGCTCACGGAGGATGATTTACCCAATGAAGAGCAGCGTCAAACGTATCTCGGTATGATTGGCACTCTTCCCGATGAAGAAAAAAGACGTCTTATTCATGAAGTGCTTGCACCTTTAGGTCATAATTTGATGGTCACGCCAAAAGAAGTGGATATGTTTATTGAAGATATGGCTAATGTAGTTGCAGGAGGGCTAAACGCTGCTTTGCATCATGAAGTGGACCAAGAGAACTTTGGGGCATATACTCATTAA
- the rpsT gene encoding 30S ribosomal protein S20 has protein sequence MPNIKSAIKRVKTTEARRAHNIQAKSAMRTAIKNFEALVENNDVDNAKAAFAVASKKLDKAAQSGIIHKNAAARQKSRLAVKLNGLSA, from the coding sequence ATGCCAAACATTAAATCAGCTATCAAACGTGTAAAAACTACTGAAGCTCGCCGTGCTCATAACATTCAAGCTAAATCAGCTATGCGTACTGCAATCAAAAACTTTGAAGCTTTAGTTGAAAACAACGATGTAGATAACGCAAAAGCAGCATTTGCTGTTGCTTCTAAAAAATTAGACAAAGCTGCACAATCTGGTATTATCCACAAAAATGCTGCAGCTCGTCAAAAATCTCGCTTAGCAGTAAAACTTAACGGTTTATCAGCATAA
- the holA gene encoding DNA polymerase III subunit delta, with protein MAVDSLKSITKNNIAPVYLIHGVNAFMSKKIRDKIVDYTLDEEDKEFNLSLYDLEETPIDQVLEDAETLPFLGDKRVVVAKNAAFLTAEKSKDKVEHDLAKLQQYVEQPSSFSTLILLAPYEKLDERKKITKLLKKQAAYIEANEFGEKEMKQWVHNLLSKDEVNMDEDAVTLLIQLVGLNVTLVTNEIEKMVLYVGQGGVITKEVVLKLVAKTLEQNVFTLIDAVIQRKVSTALNMYQDLLRNNEEPIKILSLLATQFRLIYHTKQLSSQGYGQQQIAQTIKVHPFRVKIALQQSRSFEEQQLKGILKDLAEADYEMKTGKMDKALILQLFLLKRAQ; from the coding sequence TTGGCAGTTGATAGCTTAAAAAGTATTACCAAAAATAATATAGCCCCCGTTTACTTAATACACGGGGTCAATGCATTTATGAGTAAAAAGATTAGAGATAAAATCGTCGACTATACGTTGGATGAAGAAGATAAAGAATTTAACTTGTCTCTATACGATTTAGAAGAAACACCGATTGATCAAGTTCTAGAAGATGCTGAAACGCTTCCTTTTTTAGGAGACAAGCGTGTAGTGGTTGCGAAAAATGCAGCATTTTTAACGGCTGAAAAATCAAAAGATAAAGTAGAACATGATCTAGCAAAACTTCAGCAATATGTCGAGCAGCCCTCGTCTTTTTCAACGTTAATTCTACTAGCCCCTTATGAAAAGCTCGATGAAAGAAAAAAAATAACAAAATTATTAAAAAAACAAGCAGCTTACATCGAAGCGAACGAATTTGGTGAAAAAGAAATGAAACAGTGGGTTCATAATTTGCTTTCAAAAGATGAGGTGAATATGGATGAAGATGCTGTGACGTTGCTTATTCAGCTTGTGGGTCTTAATGTAACGCTTGTGACAAATGAAATTGAAAAAATGGTGTTATACGTTGGACAAGGCGGAGTCATTACAAAAGAAGTTGTGCTTAAGCTTGTGGCAAAAACGCTTGAACAAAATGTATTTACGCTTATTGACGCTGTTATTCAGCGAAAGGTTTCTACTGCTTTAAATATGTATCAGGATTTACTGCGTAATAACGAAGAGCCTATTAAAATTTTATCTTTGTTAGCGACGCAGTTTCGTTTGATTTATCATACGAAGCAGCTGTCTAGCCAAGGGTACGGTCAGCAGCAAATTGCCCAAACAATTAAGGTTCATCCGTTTCGTGTAAAAATTGCTTTGCAGCAGAGCAGAAGTTTTGAGGAACAGCAGCTTAAAGGAATTTTAAAGGATTTAGCAGAGGCAGATTATGAAATGAAGACGGGAAAAATGGATAAAGCGCTTATTTTACAGCTGTTTTTATTAAAAAGAGCGCAATAA